The Tubulanus polymorphus chromosome 1, tnTubPoly1.2, whole genome shotgun sequence genome contains a region encoding:
- the LOC141912828 gene encoding mannosyl-oligosaccharide 1,2-alpha-mannosidase IA-like, which translates to MAASTTLPVYQRYNVHGVPVNTSRKTLRIMEKYVLILVLLTFGLFCFGAFFFLPDLRSSGVKKQIVDAGQQMFIPKADGKLRFKHDPNEQIDHHVIEDKNKLLIKIEEAEKDKSAAVEDRKKSDTETESDKTNTVDVKQKGNENTAADQQKDAKSHLPDEKKQVEPSVVKQPIGKLVYKRIGTQGGEPTDPEMKQRRDTVRQMMKFAWDGYAKFAWGSNELRSVTKRGHSASVFGATAFGATIVDALDTLYIMGLMDEYEKGKEWVKTSFHFKSGSEVSVFEVNIRFLGGMLSMYALTGDEIYKGKAIEVADKLLPAFNTPTGIPYSTINLQSGNGRNWGWASGGCSILAEFGTLHLEFAYLTEITGNPIYLQKVMRIREVLKQLDKPYGLYPNYLNPKTGRWGQHFFSIGALGDSFYEYLLKTWIQSGKQDKEAREMYDAAVQGIESKLLHTSRGGLRYLAEQKSGRVEHKMDHLACFAGGMFALGAQGSSNPEKYMNMGRDITNTCHESYIKTETHLGPEAFNFNANSEAVATRGNQKYYILRPETVEAYYYMYRLTKDKKYQDWGWDVVQALEKHCRTDVGYSGIRDVYNPHPPKDDVQQSFFLAETLKYLYLLFSEDDLLPLTHWVFNTEAHPLPVKVPDSL; encoded by the exons ATGGCAGCGTCCACAACTTTACCCGTGTACCAGCGTTATAACGTACATGGAGTTCCAGTGAACACTTCCCGTAAAACGTTGAGGATTATGGAGAAATATGTGCTCATTTTAGTGTTATTGACGTTTGGCCTGTTTTGCTTCGGAGCGTTTTTCTTTCTGCCGGACCTTCGAAGTTCCGGGGTGAAAAAACAAATCGTCGACGCTGGCCAGCAAATGTTCATCCCGAAAGCGGATGGTAAATTAAGATTCAAACACGATCCTAACGAACAAATCGATCATCACGTTATCGAGGATAAAAATAAGTTACTAATCAAAATCGAAGAAGCCGAAAAGGATAAATCGGCGGCAGTAGAGGACCGAAAAAAAAGTGACACTGAAACTGAAAGTGACAAAACCAACACCGTTGATGTTAAGCAAAAAGGAAATGAGAATACTGCTGCAGATCAGCAGAAGGATGCAAAGTCTCATCTGCCTGATGAGAAAAAGCAAGTCGAACCGAGCGTTGTTAAACAACCGATCGGTAAATTAGTATATAAACGTATCGGGACGCAAGGTGGAGAACCGACTGATCCGGAAATGAAACAGCGCAGAGATACTGTCCGACAG ATGATGAAATTTGCCTGGGATGGTTATGCTAAATTTGCTTGGGGATCGAATGAGTTGCGTTCGGTTACGAAGCGTGGACATTCGGCCAGTGTTTTCGGTGCTACCGCATTCGGTGCGACTATCGTCGACGCCTTAGACACGTTGTATATAATGGGTTTAATGGATGAATATGAAAAAGGCAAAGAATGGGTTAAAACATCATTCCACTTTAAATCG GGTTCTGAAGTATCTGTGTTTGAAGTAAACATTCGTTTCCTTGGTGGAATGTTGTCAATGTATGCCTTGACAGGAGATGAG ATTTATAAAGGAAAAGCAATAGAAGTTGCCGATAAACTGTTGCCTGCGTTCAATACGCCAACTGGAATTCCATACTCTACAATCAATTTACAAAG TGGAAATGGCAGAAACTGGGGATGGGCATCAGGGGGTTGTTCAATATTGGCAGAATTTGGAACTTTACATCTAGAGTTTGCGTACTTGACAGAAATCACTGGAAATCCAATTTATCTGCAAAAG gtAATGCGTATAAGAGAAGTACTGAAACAACTGGATAAACCATATGGATTGTATCCTAATTATCTTAACCCCAAAACTGGTAGATGGGGACAAC ACTTTTTCTCAATCGGTGCGCTAGGAGACAGCTTCTACGAATATTTACTGAAAACTTGGATTCAGTCGGGCAAACAGGACAAAGAAGCAAGGGAGATGTACGATGCAGCTGTACAG GGAATTGAGTCAAAACTATTACATACATCAAGGGGAGGGTTACGTTACTTGGCGGAACAGAAATCAGGACGCGTAGAACATAAGATGGATCATCTCGCCTGTTTCGCCGGTGGAATGTTCGCCCTCGGTGCACAAGGCTCGTCTAATCcagaaaaatatatgaatatgggCAGAGATATTACGAACACTTGCCATGAGAGCTATATAAAGACAG AAACCCACTTGGGTCCTGAAGCATTTAATTTCAACGCTAATTCAGAAGCGGTAGCAACGCGAGGAAATCAGAAATATTACATTCTGAGACCTGAAACTGTTGAGGCTTATTACTACATGTATCGCCTGACGaaagataaaaaatatcaagattgGGGTTGGGATGTCGTGCAG GCTCTGGAGAAACATTGTCGAACTGATGTAGGATACAGCGGAATCCGTGACGTCTACAATCCACATCCCCCGAAAGACGACGTTCAACAAAGTTTCTTTTTAGCTGAAAccctaaaatatttatatctgTTATTTTCCGAGGACGATTTATTACCTTTAACTCACTGGGTGTTTAACACAGAAGCTCACCCACTACCCGTTAAAGTACCAGACTCGCTATGA